The sequence below is a genomic window from Anaerocolumna chitinilytica.
TATATATCTAAATCACACTTCATACAATGGTTTATATAGAGTGAACAATAATGGAAAGTACAATGTACCATATGGTTATAGGACTTGTGAATATGATTATGAGCGTATACAAGAGGCAAGTAAAGCATTAAAGAAAGTTAAAATATTTCAAGGTGATTTTGCTGATCGAAAGTATACAATAAAGAAAGGTGATTTGGTGTTTTTGGATCCACCATATACAGTTTCGCATAATCAAAACGGATTCATAAAATATAATCAACAACTGTTTTCGCTAGATGATCAGATTCGATTAAAAAAAACCATTGATTACATTAACAAAAAAGGGGCTCATTATATTTTAACAAATGCTGCACATGAAACTATAAAGGAGATTTTCAAAGAAGGGGCAACGCTTATTCCGGTGGAACGCAATAGTTTGATCGGTGGGAAAAGTGCTGCAAGAGGAAAAGTTCAGGAATATATTTTTACAAACATTAAGTAGAGGATTGAATTATGGCAAATACTAAATGGGAAGATATAATAATAGGACAAGAACTGATTAAGAAAAGAAATCTTAGAAATAAGACTTTTGTATTAAAAAAGGAAAAGTCAGAGTTATTACCTCTATTGGTTGATGAGGGCTGGGAAAAGGTTAGAGAATATGAGAACAATAAGTATGTAGGGTTAAAGAAAAATAAGAATATAGAAGAGCAATTTGAAGATCGTATATGGGTAATGCTTGCAAATATGGGTTTTCTTGAAATGAATGGGAGTAGGGAGTTTGAAATGTCGTACGACTTTCATGATCCCAATAAGATGCGACATATTGATGTATTTGCCGTAGATGATGAGACGATTTTATTGGTAGAATGTAAAGCATCTGAAGAGTTACAGGAAGCAAACTTTGATGAACAAATACAGGAGTTAAGTAATAAACTAGAAGGTCTGCGAAGGGAAGCAGTAAAACAGTATCCAGGAAGAAAAGTTAA
It includes:
- a CDS encoding DNA adenine methylase, which produces MPQFTPFLRWAGGKSWLTEYVKNMIEGIEINNYYEPFLGGAAIFFALELPKHVYLSDLNDELVNAYIQVRDVPDDVIEIMSTYNNTEDDYYRIRALELNTKVEQAARFIYLNHTSYNGLYRVNNNGKYNVPYGYRTCEYDYERIQEASKALKKVKIFQGDFADRKYTIKKGDLVFLDPPYTVSHNQNGFIKYNQQLFSLDDQIRLKKTIDYINKKGAHYILTNAAHETIKEIFKEGATLIPVERNSLIGGKSAARGKVQEYIFTNIK